In Azospirillum ramasamyi, a single window of DNA contains:
- a CDS encoding WavE lipopolysaccharide synthesis family protein, whose protein sequence is MISSRDVSVVVQGPWSPDQTPQALASVRAHLPGAQIVLSVWKGAPDFPAHAVDADTVLLNADPGGVDLRGLLDPELEHRTATASSNFNRQADSTLAGLRLADRPYALKLRTDMVLEHAGFLAYPELFRGIPAPMPVFGERIITTNARCPHRSFAMFVQDFCSFGRTEDMRLLWEAERHPTREALLAMPREEREARVLVPEQQLVVSALRRRYEVPMPNALAGGPALAELTERAVAANFICLDVRRFGVRTLKPSLEWVNSADAMRLSWLWMLRTSYEEYLSWCRFHCGEAVDALIAECGDGYASAMEDASLKRRVVIGPNALASQPLFDEALRCCLAGRNGDALNGAITLHRAGLRDPVLNQLFERLGYRPPG, encoded by the coding sequence ATGATCTCCTCCCGCGACGTCTCTGTGGTGGTGCAGGGCCCCTGGAGTCCGGACCAGACTCCGCAGGCCCTGGCCAGCGTGCGCGCGCATCTGCCGGGCGCGCAGATCGTCCTGTCGGTGTGGAAGGGAGCCCCCGACTTTCCGGCCCATGCCGTGGACGCCGACACCGTCCTGCTGAACGCGGATCCGGGTGGCGTCGATCTGCGCGGCCTCCTTGATCCGGAGCTCGAGCATCGGACCGCGACCGCCTCGTCCAACTTCAACCGGCAGGCGGATTCCACGCTGGCCGGCTTGCGGCTGGCCGACCGCCCCTATGCGCTGAAGCTGCGCACCGACATGGTGCTGGAGCATGCGGGCTTCCTGGCGTACCCGGAGCTTTTCCGGGGGATCCCGGCGCCGATGCCGGTGTTCGGCGAGCGCATCATCACCACCAACGCCCGCTGTCCGCACCGCTCCTTCGCCATGTTCGTGCAGGATTTCTGCTCCTTCGGCCGGACGGAGGACATGCGGCTGCTGTGGGAGGCCGAGCGCCATCCGACGCGCGAGGCGCTGCTTGCCATGCCGCGGGAGGAGCGGGAGGCCCGGGTGCTGGTGCCGGAACAGCAACTGGTGGTCTCCGCCCTGCGCCGCCGGTACGAGGTGCCGATGCCGAACGCGCTCGCCGGAGGTCCGGCCCTGGCCGAGCTGACCGAACGGGCGGTGGCTGCGAACTTCATCTGCCTCGACGTCCGGCGTTTCGGCGTGCGCACGCTGAAGCCGTCTCTGGAGTGGGTCAACAGCGCGGATGCGATGCGGCTGTCCTGGCTGTGGATGCTGCGGACGAGCTACGAGGAATATCTGTCCTGGTGCCGGTTCCATTGCGGGGAGGCCGTGGACGCGCTGATCGCAGAGTGCGGCGACGGTTACGCCTCCGCGATGGAGGATGCCTCCCTCAAGCGGCGGGTGGTGATCGGCCCCAACGCCCTGGCTTCGCAGCCGCTGTTCGACGAGGCCCTGCGCTGCTGCCTCGCCGGGCGGAACGGCGATGCCCTGAACGGGGCGATCACCCTGCATCGCGCCGGCCTGCGCGACCCGGTGCTCAACCAGCTTTTCGAACGGCTGGGATACCGGCCACCGGGATGA